One genomic region from Vanacampus margaritifer isolate UIUO_Vmar chromosome 2, RoL_Vmar_1.0, whole genome shotgun sequence encodes:
- the LOC144043074 gene encoding coiled-coil domain-containing protein 42 like-2-like: MSKKTAKVKAKPAQGNTQQIRQKAKSKDWAKWDAIYIEILIRREEKDLEAQSEQLLEQLESLKARENELRREIGEVEELFLSRAPFLADEIVDQASDKADNEEKEALKKEARIKDLMVECTELREIKQERLNVMHQHNIYQQFMQKLVEMTSFEDEEALTDHIESLHSVEDQLSQREGEAYEQTNQQRKTQIALQKQYELERQELDMELTKLMPELFESKIKVEFWFKEWKRIEETASRKLNLLAQIKMSILSLYEMIGGKVCDKQGVALNETEKQLENIHTFMLDHFEILKEFEANIKEN, encoded by the coding sequence ATGTCCAAAAAGACCGCCAAGGTGAAAGCAAAGCCCGCTCAAGGAAACACTCAACAGATTCGGCAGAAGGCAAAGTCTAAAGACTGGGCTAAATGGGACGCCATTTATATTGAAATCTTGATACGGCGGGAGGAGAAAGATCTTGAGGCGCAGTCCGAGCAACTCCTTGAGCAGTTGGAGAGTTTGAAAGCACGAGAAAATGAGTTGCGGCGGGAAATAGGTGAAGTTGAGGAGCTCTTCTTAAGCAGGGCTCCGTTTCTTGCGGATGAAATTGTTGACCAAGCCTCAGACAAAGCGGACAATGAGGAGAAAGAGGCGCTTAAAAAGGAGGCCAGGATAAAGGATCTGATGGTAGAATGCACGGAGCTGAGGGAGATTAAACAGGAGCGCCTGAATGTGATGCACCAGCACAATATTTATCAGCAGTTCATGCAGAAACTGGTTGAGATGACTTCATTTGAAGACGAGGAGGCTCTAACGGATCACATCGAGAGTCTTCACAGTGTGGAAGATCAGCTGTCGCAGAGGGAGGGCGAAGCTTACGAGCAGACCAACCAGCAGAGGAAAACACAGATCGCTTTGCAAAAACAGTACGAGTTGGAAAGACAGGAGCTCGACATGGAGCTCACCAAGCTCATGCCGGAATTGTTTGAATCCAAAATCAAAGTGGAGTTTTGGTTCAAAGAGTGGAAACGCATCGAGGAGACCGCATCGAGGAAACTGAACCTGCTGGCACAGATCAAGATGTCCATCCTCAGCCTCTATGAGATGATCGGTGGGAAGGTATGCGATAAGCAGGGGGTGGCTCTCAATGAGACGGAGAAACAGCTGGAAAATATCCACACTTTCATGCTAGACCACTTTGAAATCCTGAAAGAATTTGAAGCAAACATCAAAGAAAACTAA